Proteins encoded within one genomic window of Trichoderma asperellum chromosome 2, complete sequence:
- a CDS encoding uncharacterized protein (EggNog:ENOG41~TransMembrane:1 (o27-45i)) — translation MASFPNLRRLFIEARTEDEERNISRKAFYHAVLFMGSVAVFSLIAQKLNAGK, via the exons ATG GCAAGCTTTCCCAATCTCAGGAGGCTATTCATCGAGGCCCGAacagaggatgaggagaggAACATCTCAAGAAAAGCG ttttatcACGCCGTTCTGTTCATGGGGTCTGTGGCGGTCTTTAGTTTGATTGCGCAGAAGCTGAATGCTGGGAAATGA
- a CDS encoding uncharacterized protein (EggNog:ENOG41~TransMembrane:1 (o29-47i)), translating to MSQASFPNLRRLFIEARTEDEERNISRKAFYHAVLFMGSVAVFSLIAQKLNAGK from the exons aTGTCGCAGGCAAGCTTTCCCAATCTCAGGAGGCTATTCATCGAGGCCCGAacagaggatgaggagaggAACATCTCAAGAAAAGCG ttttatcACGCCGTTCTGTTCATGGGGTCTGTGGCGGTCTTTAGTTTGATTGCGCAGAAGCTGAATGCTGGGAAATGA
- a CDS encoding uncharacterized protein (BUSCO:EOG092D2TE4) — MADYASDSSEGEFTETNVLLGYTSKEADDDTISKLGGTPDWLDADKAPSAALARCKVCKDMMALLLQLNGELPEKFPSHERRLYVFACRRATCRRKAGSIRALRGVRVWKDGAETTIPQVEEKAPEKKSEPEEKKKDGPGLGESLFGAKPLGAAGGNPFSTGANPFGSSASNPFSSSSSSNPFSSQPAKPTPTSAEKPAPASAPASNNLSKTFAETLAIDNNTPTGPPPPAEPWPEKASQPTPYPTLFLADADYETLDETAVKMPANVSIADADAPEPSALDREAFESAMDATFQKFADRMAQNPEQCIRYEFGGAPLLYSKTDTVGDLLTKRTMPGCPNCGGRRTFEVQLTPNAITELEEDDLSLDGMEWGTIIVGVCERDCSLRHTAVEEAGYLEEWAGVQWEELSKNK; from the exons ATGGCAGATTACGCTTCCGACTCCTCTGAGGGAGAATTCACAGAGACAAATGTCCTCCTCGGATACACTTCtaaagaagctgatgatgatacTATAAGCAAGCTGGGAGGCACTCCG GACTGGCTCGATGCAGACAAAGCTCCTTCAGCTGCCCTGGCAAGATGCAAGGTCTGCAAAGACATGATGGCCCTGCTGCTACAGCTAAATGGCGAACTCCCTGAGAAATTCCCTTCCCACGAGCGGCGGTTATACGTCTTCGCATGCCGCAGGGCGACATGTCGGCGCAAGGCAGGTAGCATTCGCGCTTTGAGAGGAGTGAGAGTTTGGAAGGACGGTGCCGAGACGACGATACCACAGGTTGAAGAGAAGGCACcggaaaagaagagcgagcctgaagaaaagaagaaggacgggCCGGGCCTTGGGGAGTCGCTGTTTGGAGCGAAGCCTTTGGGAGCTGCGGGCGGAAATCCCTTTTCCACTGGCGCAAATCCTTTTGGTTCTTCAGCAAGCAATCCATttagttcttcttcttcatccaatCCATTTtcaagccagccagccaagcCAACCCCTACGTCAGCAGAGAAGCCTGCTCCTGCTTCCGCTCCTGCTTCAAACAACCTCTCCAAGACCTTTGCCGAGACTCTGGCGATAGACAACAACACTCCCACGGGACCACCGCCTCCTGCTGAGCCATGGCCTGAAAAGGCTTCGCAACCTACTCCTTACCCGACGCTCTTCCTCGCCGACGCAGACTACGAAACCCTCGACGAGACCGCCGTGAAGATGCCGGCTAACGTGAGCATCGCCGACGCTGATGCTCCAGAGCCTTCAGCCCTCGATCGCGAGGCCTTTGAATCAGCCATGGATGCCACTTTCCAGAAATTCGCCGATCGGATGGCACAGAACCCCGAGCAGTGCATCCGGTACGAGTTTGGCGGCGCGCCGCTGCTTTATTCCAAGACGGACACCGTTGGCGACCTGTTGACCAAGCGAACCATGCCGGGGTGCCCCAACTGCGGTGGCCGAAGGACGTTTGAGGTGCAGCTGACGCCGAATGCTATTActgagctggaggaggatgacTTGAGCTTGGATGGCATGGAGTGGGGGACGATTATTGTTGGTGTTTGCGAGAGGGACTGCTCGCTGAGACATACTGCCGTTGAGGAGGCAGGCTACTTGGAGGAATGGGCGGGTGTTCAGTGGGAGGAGCTGTCGAAGAACAAATAA
- the CCT6 gene encoding T-complex protein 1 subunit zeta (BUSCO:EOG092D1V0I), which yields MSAAQLLNPKAESRRRGEALKVNISAGEGLQDVLKSNLGPRGTIKMLVDGAGQIKLTKDGNVLLREMQIQNPTAVMIARAATAQDDICGDGTTSVVLLVGELLKQADRHISEGLHPRIITDGFEIAKAEALKFLDSFKLPKEVDRELLLNVARTSLATKLNSTLAAKLTPDIVDAVLAIYQAPAKPDLHMVEIMKMQHRTASDTQLIRGLALDHGARHPDMPKRLENCYILTMNVSLEYEKTEINSGFFYSSAEQRDKLVESERRFVDAKLKKIVELKKQVCGDDGKKSFVIINQKGIDPLSLDVLAKNGILALRRAKRRNMERLQLICGGVAQNSVDDLTPDVLGWAGLVYEQTLGEEKYTFVEEVKDPKSVTLLIKGPNQHTIAQVTDAVRDGLRSVYNMIVDKSVVPGAGAFQVACAAHLKSDAFSKSVKGKAKWGVEAFADALLIIPKTLAANAGHDVQDALAALQDEHTDGQVVGLNLETGEPMDPELEGVFDSFRVLRNCIASSSGIASNLLLCDELLKARQMGRAKGPGPGMDGPDDHM from the exons ATGTCTGCGGCGCAACTTCTTAACCCAAAGGCCGAGTCCCGA AGGAGGGGTGAAGCTCTGAAGGTCAACATCAGTGCTGGTGAGGGCCTGCAAGATGTGCTCAAGTCAAACCTCGGACCCCGAGGCACGATCAAGAT GCTTGTCGACGGTGCCGGACAG ATCAAGCTTACCAAGGACGGAAACGTTCTCCTGAGAGAAATGCAAATCCAAAACCCGACTGCTGTCATGATTGCTCGAGCGGCGACGGCGCAGGACGATATTTGCGGAGATGGCACAACTTccgtggtgctgctggtgggaGAGCTGTTGAAGCAGGCAGACCGACACATTTCCGAAGGACTCCACCCGCGTATCATCACCGATGGCTTTGAGATTGCCAAGGCTGAGGCTTTGAAG TTCCTGGATTCCTTCAAGCTGCCCAAGGAGGTCGACCGTGAACTGTTGCTCAACGTTGCCCGAACATCCCTTGCGACGAAACTGAACTCAACATTAGCCGCGAAGCTTACTCCCGATATTGTCGATGCCGTGCTGGCCATTTACCAGGCCCCTGCCAAGCCCGACCTGCACATGGTGGAGATTATGAAGATGCAGCACCGCACCGCGTCTGACACCCAGCTCATCCGTGGACTGGCGTTGGACCACGGTGCCAGACATCCCGACATGCCCAAGAGACTGGAAAACTGCTACATCTTGACGATGAACGTCAGCCTGGAGTATGAGAAGACTGAGATCAACTCTGGCTTCTTCTACTCAAGCGCTGAGCAGCGTGACAAGCTTGTTGAGAGTGAGCGTCGGTTCGTTGACGCCAAGCTCAAGAAGATTgttgagctgaagaagcaggtCTGCGGCGACGACGGAAAGAAGAGCTTCGTTATTATCAACCAGAAGGGTATCGACCCCCTTTCCCTAGACGTCCTGGCTAAGAACGGTATTCTGGCTCTGCGACgagcaaagagaaggaacATGGAGAGACTTCAGCTCATCTGCGGTGGTGTTGCTCAGAACAGCGTCGATGACCTAACACCTGACGTCCTCGGCTGGGCTGGTCTCGTTTACGAGCAGACCCTGGGTGAGGAGAAGTACACTTTCGTTGAGGAGGTCAAGGACCCCAAGTCTGTCACCCTTTTGATCAAGGGACCCAATCAGCACACCATTGCTCAAGTTACGGATGCTGTCCGAGATGGTCTAAGAAGTGTCTACAACATGATTGTCGATAAGAGCGTTGTTCCCGGCGCTGGTGCTTTCCAGGTTGCCTGTGCCGCCCACCTGAAGAGCGATGCCTTTTCGAAGTCAGTCAAGGGCAAGGCTAAGTGGGGTGTGGAGGCTTTTGCCGACGCTCTTCTCATCATCCCCAAGACTCTGGCTGCCAATGCTGGACACGATGTTCAGGATGCTC TTGCCGCACTGCAAGACGAGCACACAGATGGCCAGGTCGTTGGATTGAACTTGGAGACTGGCGAGCCCATGGATCCCGAGCTGGAAGGTGTCTTTGATTCCTTTAGAGTTCTGAGAAATTGCATTGCTTCAAGCTCAGGTATTGCGTCCAACCTGTTGCTTTGCGACGAATTGTTGAAGGCTCGACAGATGGGCAGAGCCAAGGGACCAGGTCCCGGAATGGATGGCCCTGATGATCACATGTAA
- a CDS encoding uncharacterized protein (BUSCO:EOG092D2BJL) — MFDEMQPQAEPSLSAAVTGAASPSASTGKEPSNAAVPMQTSHYMNMNLSMNMNKMDEYESAKLPRRADNVTTDEWMLPPMTKLDRPQMRPIAEGGYAAQSSQPQLDHKYSGLNSSISRPSRHRRTESAASIASAASIADINIEDTRTDTGVTGEEIAQFIQGPETTDGKWTCLFEDCGKQFGRKENIKSHIQTHLNDRQYQCPACRKCFVRQHDLKRHAKIHTGIKPYPCDCGNKFARHDALTRHRQRGMCVGAFDGIVRKNVKRGRPKKNRPEMDARLEKSSKTRKKNMSISSISSFSGYSDVSATNSPNYELDVLNEVLDMGIEAEAEPMRPLSSAPMPTMPNPTANSIVTSPSEASVHSYVSPEAIMERASHPSSPGKSTSSQYNTPPGLSQSSSSPPSTHFFDLDPATTTAAADDVVNYSAPGMMMNMTSMGGPMPLSMNEQEEDLLRQFTNDDSFIPLDRDPSLIIMPKFDEFNGVAVGMINDNGYYF, encoded by the coding sequence ATGTTTGATGAAATGCAACCGCAAGCCGAGCCGAGCCTCTCAGCTGCAGTTACCGGTGCAGCAAGCCCAAGCGCCTCTACAGGCAAAGAGCCATCGAACGCTGCTGTACCCATGCAGACGTCGCACTATATGAACATGAACTTGAGCATGAACATGAACAAAATGGACGAGTATGAATCCGCTAAGTTACCAAGGCGTGCTGACAATGTTACTACTGATGAATGGATGCTCCCCCCAATGACAAAGCTAGACAGACCGCAGATGAGACCGATAGCCGAGGGCGGATATGCTGCTCAGTCGTCGCAGCCTCAACTCGATCACAAGTACAGCGGCCTGAATTCTTCCATCAGCCGCCCTAGCCGCCATCGTCGCACCGAATCCGCAGCAAGCATTGCTAGCGCGGCTAGCATCGCCGATATCAATATCGAAGACACGCGAACCGACACAGGCGTCACTGGCGAAGAGATTGCTCAGTTCATCCAAGGACCAGAGACGACGGATGGGAAGTGGACTTGCTTGTTTGAAGACTGTGGAAAACAGTTTGGTCGCAAGGAAAACATCAAATCCCACATCCAGACTCATCTCAACGATCGCCAATATCAGTGCCCTGCCTGCCGGAAGTGCTTTGTTCGCCAGCACGATCTCAAGAGACACGCCAAGATTCACACAGGCATCAAGCCATATCCTTGCGACTGCGGCAACAAATTTGCGCGCCACGATGCTCTCACAAGACACCGTCAGCGAGGCATGTGTGTTGGTGCCTTTGATGGAATTGTGAGGAAGAATGTGAAGCGCGGACGCCCCAAGAAGAACCGCCCAGAGATGGATGCGCGCTTGGAAAAATCTTCAAAGACTAGGAAGAAGAACATGTCCATcagctccatctcttcatTTTCGGGATACTCGGACGTTTCAGCCACCAATTCCCCCAATTATGAACTCGACGTGCTCAACGAGGTGTTGGATATGGGAATCGAGGCCGAGGCAGAGCCAATGCGCCCACTTTCATCAGCGCCCATGCCTACCATGCCCAATCCAACAGCAAACAGCATTGTCACATCCCCTTCAGAAGCCAGCGTGCACTCGTATGTGTCCCCGGAAGCAATTATGGAGAGAGCCTCACATCCTTCCTCTCCTGGCAAGAGCACATCAAGCCAATACAACACACCGCCGGGTCTCTCTcaatcatcgtcgtcgccgccatCAACGCATTTCTTCGACTTGGACCCCGCGACGACAACAGCGGCAGCTGATGACGTCGTCAACTACTCTGCCCCTGGTATGATGATGAATATGACATCGATGGGTGGGCCCATGCCTCTGAGTATGAATGAGCAAGAGGAAGACTTGCTTCGCCAGTTCACCAACGATGACAGCTTCATACCACTGGACCGCGACCCgagtttaataataatgcCCAAATTCGACGAGTTCAATGGTGTAGCCGTTGGCATGATCAACGACAACGGCTACTACTTTTAA